From Prosthecobacter sp., the proteins below share one genomic window:
- the rplS gene encoding 50S ribosomal protein L19: MSKIIEKINQEQLKKEVSAFTVGDSVKVHTRVVEGDKERIQIFAGIVIARKGCGINEAFTVRKISYGEGVERVFPLHSPKVAKVEVTKTGRVRRARLHYLRKRQGKEAMSVKDQSQQQNAEAA; encoded by the coding sequence ATGAGCAAAATCATCGAAAAGATCAATCAAGAGCAATTGAAAAAGGAAGTCTCCGCTTTCACCGTGGGTGACAGCGTCAAAGTCCACACCCGCGTGGTGGAAGGCGACAAGGAACGTATCCAGATTTTCGCGGGCATCGTCATCGCCCGCAAGGGCTGCGGCATCAACGAGGCCTTTACTGTCCGCAAGATTTCCTATGGCGAGGGCGTGGAACGTGTGTTCCCTCTGCACAGCCCGAAAGTCGCGAAAGTGGAGGTCACCAAGACTGGTCGCGTGCGTCGTGCCCGTCTGCATTACCTGCGTAAACGCCAGGGCAAGGAGGCGATGTCTGTGAAGGATCAGAGCCAGCAGCAGAACGCCGAGGCGGCTTGA
- the nadC gene encoding carboxylating nicotinate-nucleotide diphosphorylase — protein sequence MESSVSALIRAAIAEDVGSGDVTSLYFIPKNSRSKAEIVAREPGIVSGAEIAVAVFKEIDPALEVEICISDGSPFERGSVLLKAAGSTRSLLTAERTALNFLQRLCGVATQTKRYVDAVQPHPVQVWDTRKTTPGWRLLEKAAVKHGGGTNHRMGLYDHAMVKDNHLAANSDLKSLQTAIHKLHTERAGVRVQLEAATLQQVADFLTLDGVDMLLLDNMTTDQQREAVKLVNGRLWLEASGGITLDTIKDVAATGVNAISVGALTHSARALDLALDLY from the coding sequence ATGGAATCCTCCGTTTCTGCCCTGATCCGCGCCGCCATCGCTGAAGATGTCGGCTCTGGTGATGTCACCTCCCTCTACTTCATCCCCAAAAACTCACGTTCCAAGGCCGAAATCGTCGCCCGCGAGCCTGGCATCGTCTCCGGGGCCGAAATCGCCGTCGCGGTCTTCAAGGAAATCGACCCGGCGCTCGAAGTCGAGATCTGCATCTCTGACGGCAGTCCTTTTGAACGCGGCAGCGTCCTCCTTAAAGCCGCTGGCAGCACACGCTCCCTGCTCACCGCCGAGCGCACGGCTCTGAACTTCCTCCAGCGCCTCTGTGGCGTCGCCACGCAGACAAAACGATACGTCGATGCCGTCCAACCGCATCCCGTCCAAGTCTGGGACACCCGTAAAACCACCCCTGGTTGGCGTTTGCTCGAAAAAGCCGCCGTCAAACACGGTGGCGGCACCAACCACCGCATGGGTCTCTACGACCACGCCATGGTCAAAGACAACCACCTCGCCGCCAACAGCGATTTAAAATCCCTCCAAACCGCCATTCATAAGCTGCACACCGAACGCGCTGGCGTCCGCGTCCAGCTCGAAGCCGCTACTTTGCAACAAGTCGCCGATTTCCTCACCCTCGATGGAGTGGACATGCTCCTGCTCGACAACATGACCACCGATCAGCAGCGTGAGGCCGTGAAGCTCGTGAACGGCAGGCTCTGGCTCGAAGCCAGCGGTGGCATCACCCTCGACACGATCAAAGACGTGGCCGCCACCGGCGTGAACGCCATCTCCGTAGGCGCACTCACGCACTCCGCCCGTGCGCTTGATCTGGCGCTGGATTTGTACTGA